Proteins co-encoded in one Flavobacterium sp. M31R6 genomic window:
- a CDS encoding tyrosine-type recombinase/integrase gives MATNNKDAFRDYLQFEKKYSPHTINAYLNDIIYFESFNKQYFEQETIEQVNYSQIRSWIVSLVEDGVSNSTVNRKIASLKAFYRFLLKIKQIQINPLLKHKALKTEKKLQIPFSEKELTEALSQNSHSEGFQEIRDKLIVELFYTSGIRRTELIHLKCSNVNIMSNTLKVLGKRNKERILPILPIVVEQLSLYIKERSFLETIVDGDYLFLTKKGLKLSDSFVYRLINSYFSTVSEKVKKSPHILRHTFATHLLNNGADLNSVKELLGHSSLASTQIYTHSSLSELKKVYQEAHPRNKK, from the coding sequence ATGGCTACAAATAATAAAGATGCATTTAGAGATTATCTGCAATTTGAAAAAAAATATTCTCCACATACCATAAATGCTTATTTGAATGATATAATATACTTTGAGTCATTTAATAAGCAATATTTTGAACAAGAGACTATTGAGCAGGTAAATTACAGTCAAATTAGAAGTTGGATTGTTTCGCTTGTTGAAGACGGTGTTTCAAATAGTACGGTAAATAGAAAGATAGCTTCTCTAAAGGCTTTTTATAGATTTCTTTTAAAAATAAAACAAATTCAAATTAATCCGTTATTGAAGCACAAAGCTTTAAAAACGGAAAAAAAACTTCAAATTCCCTTTTCAGAAAAAGAACTTACAGAAGCGCTGTCTCAAAATTCGCATTCCGAAGGGTTTCAGGAAATAAGAGATAAGCTAATTGTGGAGTTGTTTTATACTTCAGGAATACGTAGAACGGAACTTATTCATTTGAAATGCTCCAATGTTAATATAATGAGTAATACTTTAAAGGTGTTGGGGAAGAGAAATAAAGAACGCATTCTTCCAATTTTGCCTATAGTGGTAGAGCAGTTGTCGTTATATATTAAGGAGCGTTCCTTTTTGGAAACAATAGTGGATGGGGATTATTTATTTCTAACAAAAAAAGGGTTAAAATTGAGTGATTCTTTTGTGTATCGTTTAATAAATTCATACTTTAGTACTGTCTCCGAGAAGGTAAAAAAAAGTCCTCATATATTACGACATACGTTTGCGACTCACTTATTAAACAACGGAGCCGATTTGAATTCAGTTAAAGAGTTATTAGGACATTCTAGTTTGGCTTCTACACAAATTTATACTCATAGCAGTTTGTCGGAGCTTAAAAAAGTGTATCAAGAGGCGCATCCTAGGAATAAAAAATAA
- the secE gene encoding preprotein translocase subunit SecE — MTKVVNYISESFEELKSNVTWPAWAEVQRLTIVVAVFSVVFALATWGVDEVFAKALAVFFNWIKA, encoded by the coding sequence ATGACAAAAGTTGTTAATTACATATCAGAATCATTTGAAGAATTAAAATCAAATGTAACTTGGCCAGCTTGGGCTGAAGTGCAGCGTCTTACGATCGTTGTTGCTGTATTTTCAGTGGTATTCGCTTTAGCAACATGGGGAGTAGATGAGGTATTTGCAAAAGCATTAGCTGTGTTTTTTAACTGGATAAAAGCATAA
- the nusG gene encoding transcription termination/antitermination protein NusG, whose amino-acid sequence MADNNIKKWYVVRAVSGQENKVKAYIETEIARLGMSDYVSQVLVPTEKVVTVKEGKKLSKDKVYFPGYVMLEANLVGEIPHIIKSITSVIGFLGETKGGEPVPLRMSEVNRMLGKVDELAVNTDTRAIPFNIGETIKVIDGPFNGFNGTVEKINEEKRKLEVMVKIFGRKTPLELSFMQVEKV is encoded by the coding sequence ATGGCAGATAATAATATAAAAAAGTGGTATGTCGTTCGTGCAGTAAGCGGACAAGAAAATAAAGTAAAAGCTTATATCGAAACGGAAATAGCTCGTTTGGGTATGAGTGATTATGTTTCACAAGTTCTTGTGCCTACTGAAAAAGTAGTTACTGTAAAAGAAGGTAAAAAATTATCGAAAGATAAGGTTTACTTTCCGGGATATGTTATGTTGGAAGCCAATCTTGTTGGAGAAATTCCTCATATTATTAAGTCTATTACAAGTGTTATCGGATTCTTAGGGGAAACTAAAGGTGGAGAGCCAGTTCCGTTAAGAATGTCTGAGGTAAATAGAATGCTAGGTAAAGTGGATGAGTTGGCTGTAAATACAGATACTCGTGCTATTCCTTTCAACATTGGAGAAACTATTAAAGTGATCGATGGTCCTTTTAATGGATTTAACGGTACAGTTGAAAAAATTAATGAAGAAAAGCGTAAACTTGAAGTAATGGTGAAAATTTTCGGAAGAAAAACACCTTTAGAATTGAGTTTTATGCAGGTTGAAAAAGTATAA
- the hpf gene encoding ribosome hibernation-promoting factor, HPF/YfiA family, protein MKVNVHAVNFTVDKKLVDFVQERMDKLEKYYDRVVSSDIFMKVEKTSEKENKIVEIKINVPGDDFLVKKQCKTFEEAVEQSAESLERLLVKRKEKLRTHI, encoded by the coding sequence ATGAAGGTAAATGTTCATGCAGTTAACTTTACTGTTGACAAAAAGCTAGTAGATTTCGTTCAAGAGAGAATGGATAAATTGGAGAAATATTATGACAGAGTTGTCTCTTCGGATATTTTTATGAAAGTGGAAAAGACAAGTGAGAAGGAAAATAAAATTGTCGAAATAAAGATTAATGTTCCTGGAGATGATTTTTTGGTTAAAAAGCAGTGCAAAACCTTTGAGGAGGCAGTCGAACAATCAGCAGAATCTCTAGAGCGATTGCTGGTAAAACGTAAAGAAAAGTTAAGAACACATATTTAA
- a CDS encoding helix-hairpin-helix domain-containing protein, with product MGFNTIKDFFKFSREQRIGIVFLFGIIIALQLVYFFVDFDAIEKEYPDKQKWLSLQSEVDAQKMQNQNYKPKIYPFNPNFISDYKGYKLGMSVQEIDRLLAFRKQNKFVNSVKEFQDVTKVSDSLLNVIAPFFKFPDWVNHKKEAKDFKYGSNSTFGKKEKIVLIDMNQATKDDLIKINGIGEALSLRILTQKEKLGGFVSMEQLKEVWGLSPEVILNLNTHFTIIKLPILHKIDVNNASIKELSQFFYFKYDLARQIVKYRSMNGDFKNIEDLIKINGFPVEKANFIALYLDF from the coding sequence ATGGGTTTTAACACTATCAAAGATTTTTTTAAATTTTCACGTGAACAACGAATAGGGATTGTTTTCTTGTTTGGGATTATTATAGCTCTTCAATTGGTTTATTTTTTTGTTGATTTCGATGCAATTGAAAAAGAATATCCAGACAAGCAAAAATGGCTTTCCCTGCAATCGGAAGTGGATGCTCAGAAAATGCAGAATCAAAACTATAAACCCAAAATCTACCCTTTTAATCCTAATTTTATTTCTGATTACAAAGGCTATAAACTAGGAATGTCTGTTCAGGAAATTGACAGACTTCTCGCTTTTAGAAAACAAAATAAGTTTGTTAATTCGGTTAAAGAATTTCAAGATGTCACAAAAGTTTCTGATTCATTATTGAATGTAATCGCTCCATTTTTCAAATTTCCCGATTGGGTAAATCATAAAAAAGAAGCTAAAGATTTTAAATATGGTTCGAATTCTACTTTCGGCAAAAAAGAGAAAATTGTTCTAATCGATATGAATCAAGCAACCAAAGATGATTTGATTAAAATAAATGGAATAGGTGAGGCGCTTTCGCTTCGGATTTTAACTCAAAAAGAAAAATTAGGAGGATTTGTTTCTATGGAACAACTCAAAGAGGTTTGGGGTCTCTCTCCAGAAGTGATTTTAAATTTAAACACTCACTTTACCATTATAAAACTTCCGATTTTGCATAAAATTGATGTCAATAATGCGTCAATAAAGGAGCTTTCTCAGTTTTTTTATTTCAAATATGACTTAGCAAGACAAATTGTGAAATATAGAAGTATGAATGGTGATTTTAAAAATATTGAGGATTTGATAAAAATTAACGGCTTTCCTGTTGAAAAAGCAAATTTTATTGCCTTATATTTGGACTTTTAA
- a CDS encoding 3'-5' exonuclease, translating into MTFTAIDFETATAYHPCSVGIVTVENGVIVDEFVTLIKPPNNEYNPFTIRVHGIYPRDTANAKTFVEVFPEIKKRLQNRTIVAHNESFDRNVLSKSMALYGLNYEDLNIGSRWECTVKIYKSKGLKPTTLSDCCRAMKIKLNHHEALSDARACAKLYLLR; encoded by the coding sequence ATGACTTTCACCGCTATAGATTTTGAAACTGCAACTGCTTATCATCCTTGTTCGGTAGGTATTGTTACCGTTGAAAATGGTGTTATTGTAGACGAGTTTGTTACCTTAATCAAACCACCCAATAATGAATATAATCCTTTCACGATACGAGTGCATGGAATATATCCAAGAGACACGGCTAACGCCAAAACGTTTGTGGAAGTATTTCCTGAAATTAAAAAAAGACTACAAAACAGAACCATAGTAGCACATAATGAAAGCTTCGATCGTAATGTTTTGTCCAAATCAATGGCGCTTTATGGTTTGAACTACGAGGATTTGAATATTGGTTCTCGTTGGGAATGCACCGTGAAAATATATAAATCGAAAGGGTTGAAGCCTACAACTTTAAGTGATTGTTGTAGAGCCATGAAAATTAAACTTAATCATCACGAGGCTTTATCGGATGCGAGAGCTTGTGCCAAATTGTATTTATTGAGATGA
- a CDS encoding DUF2851 family protein produces the protein MKEDFLHHLWKFKKFDTLNLKTCNQEEITISNVGQYLELAGPDFFNAQITIGNQKWAGNVEIHVKSSDWYIHHHEKDAGYENVILHVVWEHDSEIYRSNNSEIPVLELKNYVSNDILNNYKKLLTPKSWIFCEKQLKEIPQFTLINWQERLFFERLERKAKPILDLLESTNNDWEAVLFCLLAKNFGLNTNGEIFLKVAQSIPFSVIRRECFEVENLEALLFGSAGLLDAEKEDEYFKDLKFRYFYLLHKYQIEKSCIAPVQFFKHRPDNFPTIRLSQLANLYHKQQNLFSKISDLNSVEAIYEVFGVSVAPYWQTHYQFDKESPKKKKILSKSFMDLIVLNTILPLQFAYAKSQGKEISEDLIAILNDVEPENNSIIGKFTSFGLKSKNAFETQSLLQLKNEYCNKNKCLDCAIGMELLKNN, from the coding sequence ATGAAAGAAGATTTTCTCCATCACCTTTGGAAGTTCAAAAAGTTTGATACTTTAAATTTAAAAACTTGCAACCAAGAGGAAATCACGATAAGTAATGTAGGACAGTATTTGGAATTGGCGGGTCCCGATTTTTTTAATGCCCAAATTACTATTGGAAATCAAAAGTGGGCAGGAAATGTCGAAATTCATGTCAAATCATCCGATTGGTATATACATCATCATGAAAAAGATGCGGGTTATGAAAATGTAATTTTACATGTCGTTTGGGAACACGATTCCGAGATTTACAGAAGTAACAATTCGGAAATTCCCGTTCTCGAACTCAAAAACTATGTCAGTAACGATATTTTAAACAATTATAAGAAGCTGCTGACTCCCAAATCTTGGATTTTTTGCGAAAAGCAACTAAAAGAGATTCCTCAATTTACATTAATTAATTGGCAAGAGCGTTTGTTTTTTGAACGTTTGGAAAGAAAGGCTAAACCTATTTTGGATTTGTTGGAATCAACGAACAATGATTGGGAAGCAGTTTTGTTTTGCCTTTTGGCAAAGAATTTTGGTTTAAATACCAATGGTGAAATATTTCTCAAAGTTGCTCAGTCTATTCCTTTTTCTGTTATCCGTAGAGAATGTTTTGAAGTGGAGAATTTGGAAGCATTATTATTTGGTTCAGCAGGATTACTGGATGCTGAGAAAGAAGACGAGTATTTCAAAGATTTAAAATTCAGATATTTTTATTTGCTCCATAAATACCAAATTGAGAAAAGCTGTATCGCACCCGTTCAATTTTTCAAACATCGTCCTGATAATTTCCCGACGATTCGACTCTCACAATTAGCTAATTTGTACCACAAACAGCAAAATCTATTTTCGAAAATAAGTGATCTGAATTCTGTTGAGGCTATTTATGAAGTTTTTGGTGTTTCAGTTGCTCCGTATTGGCAAACCCATTATCAATTTGATAAAGAAAGTCCGAAGAAAAAGAAAATTTTGAGCAAATCTTTCATGGATTTGATAGTTTTAAATACGATTCTTCCGCTTCAATTTGCGTATGCTAAAAGTCAGGGAAAAGAAATCTCCGAAGATTTAATTGCTATTTTAAATGATGTTGAACCAGAAAACAATTCAATTATAGGGAAATTTACTTCTTTTGGTTTAAAGTCTAAAAATGCCTTTGAAACCCAGTCATTATTGCAACTCAAAAATGAATATTGCAATAAAAACAAATGTTTGGATTGTGCTATCGGAATGGAGTTGCTAAAGAATAATTAG
- a CDS encoding acyl-CoA dehydrogenase family protein, with product MNFDYNETQSLIAQSIRDFAEKNIRPYIMEWDEAQIFPVPLFKKLGEMGFMGVLVPTELGGSGLGYHEYITVVEEISKVDPSIGLSVAAHNSLCTNHILTFGNEEQKKKWIPKLATAEHIGAWGLTEHNTGSDAGGMNTTAVRDGDFWVVNGAKNFITHAISGDIAVVIVRTGEKGDSKGMTAFVFEKEMPGFTSGKKENKLGMRASETAELIFDNCRIPDANRLGEVGQGFIQAMKILDGGRISIGALSLGIAKGAYEAALKYSQERYQFGQPISDFQAISFKLADMATEIEASELLLHKAAFLKEQHRPVTTLGAMAKMYSSEVCVKVANDAVQIHGGYGYTKDYPVEKFYRDSKLCTIGEGTTEIQKLVISRNLLK from the coding sequence ATGAATTTTGATTACAACGAAACACAATCTTTAATAGCGCAATCTATAAGAGATTTTGCCGAGAAAAATATAAGACCTTATATAATGGAGTGGGATGAAGCTCAAATTTTTCCAGTTCCTTTGTTTAAAAAACTTGGAGAAATGGGATTTATGGGTGTTCTGGTTCCAACAGAATTAGGAGGCTCAGGATTGGGTTACCATGAATATATTACGGTAGTTGAAGAAATTTCAAAAGTTGATCCTTCTATTGGTTTGTCTGTTGCGGCACACAATTCTTTATGTACCAATCATATTCTTACTTTTGGAAACGAAGAACAAAAGAAAAAATGGATTCCGAAACTAGCAACTGCCGAGCATATTGGTGCTTGGGGCTTGACAGAACACAATACAGGGTCAGATGCTGGTGGAATGAATACAACTGCCGTTCGTGATGGAGATTTTTGGGTGGTAAATGGAGCCAAAAACTTTATTACGCATGCCATTTCTGGTGATATTGCGGTGGTAATTGTACGTACTGGTGAAAAAGGAGATTCCAAAGGAATGACCGCATTTGTATTTGAAAAGGAAATGCCTGGATTTACTTCGGGTAAAAAAGAAAATAAATTAGGAATGCGTGCCAGTGAAACGGCGGAATTGATATTTGATAATTGCCGTATTCCAGATGCAAATAGGTTAGGCGAAGTAGGTCAGGGATTTATTCAAGCAATGAAAATTCTGGATGGCGGACGTATTTCCATCGGAGCTTTGTCATTAGGAATTGCTAAAGGGGCATATGAAGCAGCTTTGAAATATTCGCAAGAAAGATATCAGTTTGGTCAACCTATTTCCGATTTTCAAGCAATTTCTTTTAAATTGGCTGATATGGCTACCGAGATTGAGGCTTCAGAACTATTATTGCACAAAGCGGCTTTCCTCAAAGAGCAACACAGACCTGTAACGACATTAGGTGCAATGGCCAAAATGTATTCATCAGAGGTTTGTGTAAAAGTAGCCAATGATGCGGTTCAAATACACGGTGGCTATGGTTATACCAAAGATTATCCCGTAGAAAAATTCTATAGAGATTCAAAATTATGCACCATAGGCGAAGGAACTACCGAAATTCAAAAACTGGTAATTTCCAGAAATTTATTGAAATAA
- a CDS encoding PspC domain-containing protein, with translation MRAVIRLKFFLEKYGFHVSSRLADKLGMRVTNVRLFFIYISFVTAGLGFGVYLTLAFWIRLKDLIRAKRTSVFDL, from the coding sequence ATGCGAGCTGTAATAAGATTGAAATTCTTTTTAGAAAAATATGGTTTCCATGTGTCTTCCCGTTTGGCTGACAAGTTAGGGATGCGCGTTACAAATGTCCGTTTGTTTTTTATCTATATTTCGTTTGTGACCGCTGGTTTGGGATTTGGAGTTTATCTTACGTTGGCTTTCTGGATTCGGCTAAAAGATTTAATCCGAGCCAAAAGGACTTCTGTTTTTGATTTGTAG
- the rplK gene encoding 50S ribosomal protein L11: protein MAKEISKVVKLQVKGGAANPSPPVGPALGAAGVNIMEFCKQFNARTQDKPGKICPVQITVYKDKSFDFVVKTPPAAVQLLEAAKLKSGSGEPNRKKVASVTWDVIKAIAEDKMVDLNAFTIESAMSMIAGTARSMGITVSGDSPF from the coding sequence ATGGCTAAAGAAATTAGTAAGGTAGTTAAACTACAAGTTAAGGGAGGTGCTGCGAACCCGTCGCCACCGGTTGGACCTGCTTTAGGAGCTGCTGGGGTAAACATCATGGAGTTCTGTAAGCAATTTAATGCTAGAACTCAGGATAAACCTGGCAAAATATGCCCAGTACAAATTACTGTGTATAAAGACAAATCATTTGATTTTGTTGTAAAAACTCCTCCGGCGGCTGTCCAGTTATTGGAAGCTGCAAAGCTAAAGTCCGGATCAGGTGAACCAAATCGTAAAAAAGTAGCTAGCGTTACTTGGGATGTTATCAAAGCAATTGCTGAAGATAAAATGGTAGATTTAAATGCATTCACAATCGAATCTGCTATGAGCATGATTGCTGGAACAGCTAGATCTATGGGTATAACTGTATCAGGAGATTCTCCTTTTTAA
- the rpsU gene encoding 30S ribosomal protein S21, translating to MLIIPIKDGENIDRALKRYKRKFDKTGTVRQLRARTAFIKPSVINRMKFQKAAYIQNMRDSIENI from the coding sequence ATGTTAATTATACCAATTAAAGACGGAGAAAATATCGATAGAGCACTTAAGCGCTACAAAAGAAAATTCGATAAAACTGGAACTGTAAGACAACTAAGAGCACGTACTGCTTTTATTAAGCCATCAGTTATCAATAGAATGAAATTCCAAAAAGCGGCTTATATCCAGAATATGAGAGATAGTATAGAGAATATCTAA
- the tuf gene encoding elongation factor Tu: protein MAKETFNRSKPHLNIGTIGHVDHGKTTLTAAITKVLSDAGYCQAKSFDQIDNAPEEKERGITINTSHVEYETANRHYAHVDCPGHADYVKNMVTGAAQMDGAILVVAATDGPMPQTREHILLGRQVGIPRMVVFMNKVDMVDDAELLELVEMEIRDLLSFYEYDGDNCPVIQGSALGGLNNDPAWVPKILELMEAVDSWIEEPVRDTEKPFLMPVEDVFTITGRGTVATGRIETGIANTGDAVEIIGMGAEKLTSTITGVEMFRKILDRGEAGDNVGLLLRGIDKESIKRGMVIIKPGSVKPHATFKAEVYILKKEEGGRHTPFHNNYRPQFYVRTTDVTGVITLPEGVEMVMPGDNLTINVTLLSPIAMSVGLRFAIREGGRTVGAGQVTEIVA from the coding sequence ATGGCAAAAGAAACCTTTAACCGTTCGAAACCACACTTAAATATTGGTACGATCGGACACGTAGATCACGGTAAAACTACTTTAACAGCAGCAATCACAAAAGTGTTATCTGATGCTGGTTACTGTCAAGCAAAATCATTTGATCAAATTGATAATGCTCCTGAAGAAAAAGAAAGAGGTATTACAATTAATACGTCACACGTAGAGTATGAAACTGCTAACCGTCACTACGCACACGTTGACTGTCCTGGTCACGCGGATTACGTAAAAAACATGGTTACTGGTGCTGCTCAAATGGACGGTGCTATCCTTGTTGTAGCTGCAACTGACGGACCAATGCCACAAACACGTGAGCACATCCTTTTAGGTCGCCAAGTAGGTATTCCTAGAATGGTAGTTTTCATGAACAAAGTGGATATGGTTGATGATGCTGAGTTATTGGAATTAGTTGAAATGGAAATCAGAGACTTATTGTCTTTCTATGAATATGATGGTGATAATTGTCCAGTTATTCAAGGGTCTGCTCTTGGAGGATTGAATAATGATCCAGCTTGGGTACCAAAAATTCTTGAATTGATGGAAGCTGTTGATAGCTGGATTGAAGAGCCGGTTCGTGATACTGAAAAACCATTCTTGATGCCAGTTGAGGACGTGTTTACAATTACAGGTCGTGGAACTGTTGCTACAGGTCGTATCGAAACTGGTATTGCTAATACAGGAGATGCTGTTGAAATCATTGGTATGGGAGCTGAGAAATTAACTTCTACTATTACAGGAGTTGAGATGTTCCGTAAAATCCTTGATAGAGGTGAAGCTGGAGATAACGTAGGTTTATTGTTAAGAGGTATTGATAAAGAATCTATCAAAAGAGGAATGGTTATCATTAAGCCAGGATCAGTAAAACCACACGCTACTTTCAAAGCTGAGGTGTATATCTTGAAAAAAGAAGAAGGTGGACGTCATACTCCATTCCACAATAACTACCGTCCACAGTTCTACGTACGTACAACTGACGTAACAGGGGTTATTACTTTACCAGAAGGTGTAGAGATGGTAATGCCAGGTGACAACTTAACTATCAACGTTACTTTGTTAAGCCCAATCGCAATGAGCGTAGGTTTACGTTTTGCTATCCGTGAAGGTGGTAGAACAGTAGGTGCAGGTCAGGTAACTGAAATTGTAGCTTAA
- the rplA gene encoding 50S ribosomal protein L1, protein MAKLTKKQKEAASKIEKNKLYSLKDAAALIKVIASAKFDESVDIAVRLGVDPRKANQMVRGVVTLPHGTGKDVKVLALVTPDKEAEALAAGADYVGLDDYLQKIKDGWTDVDVIITMPAVMGKLGPLGRILGPRGLMPNPKTGTVTMDVAKAVQEVKAGKIDFKVDKTGIVHAGIGKVSFGAEQIYDNAHEIIQTLIKLKPTAAKGTYIKGIHLTSTMSPAIALDPKAV, encoded by the coding sequence ATGGCAAAATTGACAAAAAAGCAAAAAGAGGCTGCTTCAAAAATTGAAAAGAACAAATTATACTCTTTAAAAGATGCTGCTGCATTGATAAAAGTAATTGCTTCTGCAAAATTTGATGAGTCTGTTGATATCGCTGTTAGATTGGGTGTAGATCCAAGAAAAGCGAATCAAATGGTGAGAGGTGTAGTAACCTTACCTCACGGTACAGGTAAAGATGTTAAAGTATTAGCATTGGTTACTCCAGATAAAGAAGCGGAAGCTTTGGCAGCTGGTGCAGACTATGTAGGTCTTGACGATTATTTACAAAAAATAAAAGACGGTTGGACAGATGTTGATGTTATCATCACTATGCCTGCTGTAATGGGTAAATTAGGTCCATTAGGTCGTATTTTAGGACCTAGAGGTTTAATGCCAAACCCTAAAACAGGTACTGTAACTATGGATGTTGCAAAAGCTGTTCAAGAGGTAAAAGCTGGTAAAATCGATTTCAAAGTTGATAAAACTGGTATCGTTCATGCAGGAATTGGTAAAGTTTCTTTTGGAGCTGAGCAAATTTATGACAATGCACACGAAATTATTCAAACATTAATCAAACTTAAACCAACTGCTGCTAAAGGTACCTACATTAAAGGTATTCACCTTACAAGCACTATGAGTCCTGCAATTGCATTGGACCCTAAAGCAGTATAA
- a CDS encoding amino acid permease — MSIWKRKPLALLLAEAADSEKGLKRTLTAWSLVALGIGAIIGAGLFVRTATAAAQSAGPSVTIAFVVAAIGCALAGLCYAELSSSIPISGSAYTYTYATMGEFLAWIIGWDLILEYAVGAATVGIAWSEYLNNLLTNVLHIDPIPFAYCHSPFQTSLTGEHGIINLPALFIVAVISLLLIKGIHESAVVNGIIVVVKVLIVILIIVLGWHFINPANHTPYIPPTDVFVDEHGVGHAYGGIMGILGAAGTVFFAFIGFDAVSTAAQETINPKKNMPIGILGSLAVCTVLYILFGHVLTGLEPVEFFRTSGKEASVANAIIHAMGESYNWLAQFVTVAILAGFSSVILVMLLGQSRVFYSMGKDGLLPKAFSDLHSKYKTPYKANLAILIIVGAFAAFIPGDIVGDMTSIGTLFAFVLVCISVIILRKKEPNMVREFKTPLVPFVPLLGVFVCCAMMYGLGWTNWLRLFVWMALGIVFYFAYGKKNSVLNKTKE, encoded by the coding sequence ATGTCTATTTGGAAAAGAAAACCATTAGCCCTACTATTAGCCGAAGCTGCTGATTCTGAAAAAGGATTAAAAAGAACATTAACCGCTTGGTCATTAGTTGCATTAGGAATCGGTGCAATTATTGGTGCTGGATTATTCGTTAGAACAGCAACCGCAGCAGCACAAAGTGCAGGACCATCAGTAACAATAGCGTTTGTTGTAGCCGCCATTGGCTGTGCATTAGCAGGATTGTGTTATGCCGAGCTTTCTTCTTCTATTCCTATTTCCGGAAGTGCATATACTTATACTTATGCTACTATGGGTGAGTTTTTAGCCTGGATTATTGGTTGGGATTTAATTCTCGAATATGCAGTAGGTGCTGCAACAGTAGGGATTGCCTGGAGTGAATATCTAAATAATTTACTCACAAATGTACTACACATAGACCCCATTCCCTTTGCGTATTGTCATTCTCCATTTCAAACATCCCTAACAGGAGAACATGGAATCATAAATTTACCAGCTCTTTTTATAGTTGCCGTAATTAGTTTATTATTGATAAAAGGAATTCATGAATCAGCAGTGGTAAATGGTATCATCGTTGTCGTTAAAGTTCTAATTGTAATTCTAATCATTGTATTGGGATGGCATTTCATCAACCCAGCAAACCATACCCCTTACATTCCACCAACAGATGTTTTCGTTGATGAACATGGAGTTGGACACGCTTATGGAGGAATAATGGGAATATTAGGTGCTGCTGGTACCGTTTTCTTTGCTTTCATAGGATTTGACGCTGTGAGTACTGCCGCACAAGAAACTATCAATCCTAAGAAAAATATGCCAATCGGTATTTTAGGATCCTTAGCAGTGTGCACCGTTTTATATATTCTTTTTGGACATGTATTAACAGGCCTTGAACCAGTGGAATTCTTCAGAACTAGCGGTAAGGAAGCATCTGTTGCGAATGCAATTATACACGCTATGGGAGAAAGTTACAACTGGCTTGCTCAGTTTGTTACCGTTGCCATATTAGCAGGTTTTTCATCAGTTATTTTGGTGATGTTATTAGGACAATCAAGAGTTTTTTACTCTATGGGTAAAGACGGCTTACTACCTAAAGCATTTAGTGATTTACATTCAAAATACAAAACTCCATACAAAGCAAATCTAGCTATTCTAATAATTGTTGGAGCCTTTGCGGCTTTTATTCCAGGAGATATTGTTGGAGATATGACAAGTATTGGAACTTTATTCGCTTTTGTTCTTGTATGTATTTCTGTTATTATCTTAAGAAAAAAAGAACCAAACATGGTGAGAGAATTTAAAACTCCACTTGTTCCTTTCGTACCACTTTTAGGAGTGTTTGTATGTTGTGCAATGATGTACGGTTTAGGTTGGACGAACTGGTTGAGACTTTTTGTTTGGATGGCTTTAGGTATTGTTTTCTATTTTGCTTATGGCAAGAAAAACAGTGTATTGAACAAGACTAAAGAATAA